AGGTTGTACTCTACTTTTCTTCTGACTGTTTCATCGCAAGTTTAAAAGACAAATTCAAACTTAACAATGAAATTCTGGACGTAGAAAATTAATTATTTCTTGCAGgctatttttcaaaaattaaacaATTGACCATTCTCTTACTTAACCCTAGTTAGCACTAGTGTGTCTACATTAAAATTGAACATTTAGTATACTAAATGAGATAAATAAAAACTAAAGTTTCACATTAAAAACAAGGCACCTAGCCTACCTTGTGTGTCTCACTCAGCCTCATGTATTCAACAAATGCCCCCACTTCGCATGGGAGGctattaaatttatattttgggTCGTGGGAAGGTACAGTGTAGAAGATGGTGGACCCACAAGTCAAATGGAGGGAAAGGTGGGATATATATGGAACCAATATTGATAATATTAAAACtgtataaataaataaattaatgaTAGATAATATAATTTAGGGAGCTGATAATTAACCTCCACAATTTACCGATCAAACTCTAATGTACAATTCCATGTTCATGATGTACTATTTATAATATACATGACGTATTACACAGGTGCAGGAGGTGGAGCTTAAATAGCTAAAGTTGGATTTTATCGATCAAATGGCTAAAATTTATTGAAAGAATATACtagaaacaataattaaaaataataaataaatgaacAGTTGAAATGAACTAATAAGTAACAATAAATCGTATAAAAATGAGAATCAAGAAGAATAAGCTACTCCCTTTGCAATTGATTATAGGTCAACAGACGTTTATTACATCACTTAAAGTGTTTTGGCCCCATGTTAAAACTTTCTCATTTtgcatttcttttcttttatgaAAAGAAATTAAGCATATGCTTTTATTCTTAAAGAGAAaagtttaaaaaattattttagctTATAATGAGAGCAACCTGTAACGAAGTGTGTGTAAAAATTCCAGCAACCTATAATGAGAGCAAGAGGGAGTACTAAATTTCTAACAATAATTGTATATTTAAAGGTAACTTACATAGAAATTAATAGTGTGTTCTGAAAATCCTTAACTTTTCAAGAAAGGAAAGACAGAGAATTGATTTGTTCAACTTGTTCCCAAATGATTTTTTTAGAAGAAATGGAAAACAAAGCTAATAAATAAGAAAGAAATTCCTAATACATTTGTTTACAAATTTTTCTTCCTATTTTGGAAATATTAGGATAGAAGGAAAAGAATCATTTTTCTACTCTTTTCTTTCTTGAGTTCGGGAACACTATATAACTTATTTTCAACAACGAAGGGTGAGAGATAATAAAAGTCATTATATTACGGCCACGGCGTATTTGAGCATGACTTTGTAAAATTTAACGAAGACAAAGCCAAAAAAAGGTCTACTAATATATACACGTgtattaaataaaatttgtacAAACATAGTTAGTTTATGTTTATATAGTTTTATGTCTAGTAAACTCTTAGGGTTATAAGCAGATTTGATAACTGATCTAAATGAGACAGCAGATTTTGAATAAGAAGTTGAAAAGCCGCTATAGATTATACTAATATAGGCCATCCTACCCACTAATTCAGGTCTGCAATCATTGGTTTCAATGCACAAGAACTCGAATTGCCAATTGTTTCCCATTCATTACTGTTAGACAGATGCAATCAATGATTGACAGAAATATAATTAGGGATGCGTAAGAAGCTGAGCCAGAAATAGCTGAAACTTAAAAGATGTAAGAATAAACCTGCAGTTTTGAAGCACCATATCTCTTAGTTCCTCCAGATCCCTATCAACCTTTTCAAGCTGAAAATAAAAAATCATATGACTTGCATATCTAAAAGATATTGTGGTATGCTCAAGTTTATGAATAGATATTGGTTTACCTCAATGTTTAGATCTTTCGTTATCCTGGCATGAGTAGCTTCCTGAGCGAGCTGCATATCTATCTGAGCGCCTGCTTCTTCTTCATTCCGATTTTTCTCCTGTAAGTGACAGTTATCAATTAAAAAATTCTTCAAATCATAAATAAGAAACTCTATGAATAAGACACATAAAAACATCTCATAACTCATGCAGGACAAGcaggaaaaaaaataaaatgatagATAATTACGGATTAACCTCATAAAACCCACGAGCTTAAGTATTTCTTAACCGCAGAAGAGATGAATTTGCATACCAGAACAAGAGAGAGATCAATCTCAATTCAATCAATCGATCAAACTTCAAAGTCTTCCTAATAATAAAAGATTGGATATAGAATTAAATCCCTAAAACTTAACCGTTGAGAAAAATCATCTTAATACAAGAAGCAAATTATTTTCTTACTCTCTACCATAATCTAGAATATTCATACTAATATGTATAGTATAACTTTAGAATAATTACAATTAAATCTATTCCTAACTAATAACATAAAATATAGACAAACTAATATTAAATTTTTCATTCCACACTAGTAAACATCTTAAAAACGAGATCTAAAACAGGTAAGTAAATAAAACCATAATAACACTCCAAGGGGACAGATCTGAAATCTTAATAATGTAGGACCGAAATGTTTACCTCTTCATCTACTTTTGGCAGAAGTTGCAACCATTTCTCATCAACTTTTCCCAGCAAAGTTTTTGCCATAACGTGAACATCATCCCTTTCATCATTATATTTCATTGCATTTTCAAATATCAATCTCACATCTGCATATATTTCTCTGACGCTACTATATCCAGtgtcatccttgaactccatttTATTTTTAATTGTACTGAAGTCCATTGGCTTTTTGATCACCTGGTATAGAACATCTAAAGCACATTATGTAAACAACTAATGCTGAAAGAATCATAAAAAATTGATTGGGGGTACAGAGAGTTAGTATGACTACTGGCACAGAGACATGGTGGTTCAAATAGCAAACCATTAGAAAAGGGGTAAAAAACAGAAAAGCTTTACATCATAGTAGTCGTGCAAACCAAGACCTACGACATCCACAGGTTGCATAAAAGGCCCTGCCCATTTGTGCTGAGTAATCTGAGAAGTAAACACAAGCATGTCAAATTACTTTATTTGTATTTGGATACCAATTAACCAAACTCGTATTACCTCTTAacaataaaataattaaattttaaataaggTTGAGGTCATAGATACAACTTACAAGTCCAATGACGAGTTCCGATCTTTATGACTTTCATATAACCATACAGTAATACACCATAAAAGCTAAATCAAACAAGACCAGTATCAAGTTATATACTTCATCCTTGCCAAAGTATAAATTCATCTTCACTTAGAAAAGTCCCATTTTACCCGGCATAATATAAAGTCAATGTGCTTCATATATAAGGAAACAAGTATTCCCTGATCATATCGGATAAATCTTGATGAACTTCATTAATTTAGAAAAACATAAAGATTGGAACTCAAAAGAGAAACCCTCCCTGTTTTTATGCTTCACAATGCAAAAGCTAATGACTTTGATATTTTAATAACAGAAATTCAGGGTGGAATCCTTATGGAAAACAAACATTTCGAGATAAAATTGCAATGATCTCTACTTACCTGTCTTATTATCGTGCCAAACTGGCGCATAAGCTCTTGCATTCTCTTCACTGCAGCTGACTCCCTACGTGATACATCCTGCTGTCTCTTTCTAAAGTTAGTTAGATGCTTATCCTTATCCTTGTCCTTTGGAATTGAACTACCTTTAGAAGTATTCAGTTGCCTTTTACGTGAGTAGAACTGCTCAACTTTGTTTAGTGTTTGCTCCAGCTGCATGAATAAGATTGTGTAGGTTATaaatgttaaaatatatttaggCTTTAATAAGTAAGAAAGACATTAAACTACCAGTAACTGAATTGACAGCATCATGCAGGTAATTGGAATGGTATTTTCCATCATATATATAGCAGATGATCATAAAACTATTTCCAAATGTATTAGTAGAAAATATTAACTACGTGATAATATAATTGTACATTTGCATAACCTAGAATCCTGAACTAGCACCAAACTTCGAAATCTAATATAGAATAACTAAAAAAAGAAAACAATTGACTTCATCTCCACGGAATCATTAGGTTTGAGGACCCCGGACAGTTGAATACAAGACGCAGCCTGCTGAAATCATTATAAGGTTGGTAACTGACTTTCAGATGTAACAATACAAAATCTAAGTGCTAAACCATAGTAAATTAAAAGCTATTgcttaaattttttaaaatattctgGACTTCGATATAGCAAGAAGAAAGAAATATAAAAATTTATGGAGCTAGACAAAAAATAAAACTTATATAGGTTATCCAAAGTTTTCACTTTTCAGCAAACCAGTTTACATGATGGACTAATTGAGAGATCGGAAAACAAGTCCCAAGACCACAGGTTACTCAATCTATTAATATAGTTTTCCTAGAGTTCCAAAAAAAGTAGTCCCAAAATACATCAAAAGAGcataaatttttataaatatactaCAAACTGATAAGAGTAGCAATGGACCAGAAGGTATAAGGTGATAGTAATTTGTCATCGTCCGAAAAATGCACATACCTCCCTGCCATAGAAAATAAGTAAATAACAAATCCTACTATCTACAAAGCCTCACATCAGTCAAAATTGAAGTATATCCTTAAAGAGTGTGCAAAAGTCGAAGTCTCACATAAACTAATTGGGAAGGAGGGACTAATCTACTAACTTATAAGAACTTGTATCGGATGACACAATGTTGGTTTCATTTAACTAACCTGATCAACCTTCATGAACATATGGTCAACACGTTGCGCAAAATCCTCCACATCTTTACCATTGCCATCCAAATATTGAGGATCTGCTTTTATGTCCGGGATTGATGCGTTTACAATTTCCATCTCTATAAAGAAATGTAAAAACATATGTTAAAACATCTTCACAAATTTAAATAACTAATACCACGATTTTTCCCACAAACTTTGAGAAAACAAGAGATTGTTGTATGTGACAGGTTCGAGATCAAGATCTGTCCAGAACAGAAAACGACAAGCCCAAGATATACACTTAACCTTCAAGAAATATATAATTGCTGTTCCGGGAGATACAATTATGTGCTTACACATAAAGTAAGAGGTAGGACAATTATTTTACCCAATAATCCAACTATCGATTTAATATCCTTAATACCCAGTGTTCTAGCTTCAACCACTACTCtccaaaaataaaatattttcgagacaACATTCATAATGATCACAAAACCTCTTTGGCCCTTAACTTTCTTATCTAACATGAACTTAAATCATTGGAACATATAGAAACATTAACCACCATGGATTTAACGAGCGAGTTTAAACAGAGAAATTACTATGGGGGGGGGGGAGGTTGAAAGATTTATAGAGGAGTTAATTAAAAAAACTAATCAACTTTCACTTTTTTCGCATTAGAACTACTATTGTTAGTTTTGCAATAACAATCGAACCATAATTAAAGTCGGAGCTCTATAGTCTAGTCATATAAACCTCGGTAAATAAAGCTGATGTGACAAACTTTGGTTAGTAACACCTGGTGACAGCCACATTAGAAAGGAATATTAATATTACTTCCAGTCTATTTTTTCATCTGAATCGTTAAGTTAAACCTTTCCTTCACCTACATAGGCTACATTATCGTAAGAAACTACATAATCTATTCTCCTTCCACATCATTAACCAAGGTTATTAATCTCACATTTTGcacatttaatgaattttattCGGAATTTTTAGCAAAGAATAAACAATTTAAAGTGCTACAAAAAAAATTGACTGACCTTTCGAATTCAACTCATTTATGGAGATAT
This genomic interval from Apium graveolens cultivar Ventura chromosome 8, ASM990537v1, whole genome shotgun sequence contains the following:
- the LOC141678472 gene encoding transcription factor GTE6-like; protein product: MEIVNASIPDIKADPQYLDGNGKDVEDFAQRVDHMFMKVDQLEQTLNKVEQFYSRKRQLNTSKGSSIPKDKDKDKHLTNFRKRQQDVSRRESAAVKRMQELMRQFGTIIRQITQHKWAGPFMQPVDVVGLGLHDYYDVIKKPMDFSTIKNKMEFKDDTGYSSVREIYADVRLIFENAMKYNDERDDVHVMAKTLLGKVDEKWLQLLPKVDEEEKNRNEEEAGAQIDMQLAQEATHARITKDLNIELEKVDRDLEELRDMVLQNCRRMSTEEKKKLSSALTSLSPEDLDRALIIVSQDYPSFPATSQEVDLNIDSLSESTLWKLKFFVKGAQQFQNRSTARMAGNNHHNNDNNKRKICNAFAKSSQKSRK